One window from the genome of Candidatus Limnocylindrales bacterium encodes:
- a CDS encoding NACHT domain-containing protein, producing MPACLVYLMMKGHFGPFQTFLERFDQALKEAKPLKLQNCAIRPEFLSLLSLERLIEFHNLLEESPLASYLDRKIIQKLQAEIVYRGLVKIPRDFNVFKSFVQKQYPKDALTLSLDRLSQIVQTPTDWMQQEIAFLSELRQLRELGSRFEEVLTKILSTFWPETIQNKAVTHILFVRSKQLHNLVVENYVRPAIVRRIATIGNPAGEKIFATLSNLGEEFEETVQGIQFNLMSQNLLETRLEYEFDDSLISWTDFYGEGRSAGLAFAYLALAYQEPLYRNLGPYLACFGSYKDGIIGRVEQIREKVLAAKESGIRVLVIPEDNIPEIQNDREGCRVIKYRSGPVGEALNFVAQELTRLVDGLPEELKPVKGRHPFYQVGLKAGPGIVSWELVQERSRGFVGRKEEEEELLRFLIQQPRGYLFVEGDPGIGKSALLSQLIQDLLGEGDREGRPPDLLELVTGLGKQGLTLAFHLCYAGNRISIDVPRILSSLMQQLAVQGGQHTFIPPERSSHALLNLARAVVAQRKGKVLILIDGIDEALSVHPSHRHTAILETFLPGHLPDGVFILISARRGVLPTIPNPFIPSFRLELRGLPSESIHQLLFETLNRVGRPINLSSFSEKDIEAVRRVSAGNPLYIRMLAEDLIQGRLRMDGAHQLPLGVEGYFEDIFRRLCVNSRWATLRDCLLLLAVSRDYLSVDQVRAILDLSWIEAQEAIEGELQSILIKNTTTSEVLSYQLFHEKFREFLVNLFLGKLPEVVSRLNRHLVRQALRIPAMEAVLEPAHLTRVRQQLLTYCRRWRETGDAYPLLYLPGHLYETDAGEELEALLRKTDFLEVKLRRLADPFLAAEDIRYLTLVLLKGGRDQDVVELALTEKGFQRDGIVLALRGAGPNYTLQIHGIVNALITVQPSDLSPFQRMQFRWSRYFLSHPQVPASILNARRAAIKVAYSLGMDEVLVQAAQEDSQVVRVMLIPYLYHFWKERRDRGWHLIQHLCSRPRLSQPWNLWRLLETPIGVSIVILSYHFDEPEVVEQLKECWQANSRRLFHIPPDMGRLHKLWLQTFWGGLIFILTQILMRFLATQPEFQPINLVELKDAFLRPNPEYQKLVRVLECLEDPDSGFTQALEVLLSRNTSFDVYLMIALEWTFIYHGSRDPGGVLAALDRIHREGCSWFRQSALFVAFHTLDKARRVEDEWLETYARMTRETIRSTQATFQTAKRTYSLLPHMAWAEVVFDKHRPAGRARFIPEFLRDAIASGHIAYARRTILAGVVLSLIYRRHQLALDALRSALEVQDDRLQDLLINALANIRFYEQETVDRFLEHQDARELARRVASITPTILFGHIQNCFDEFFYHGIIHSDDFRTEVVGALRYRLQAQSPTQWLRHVVKRYVNAFLGEKLFPM from the coding sequence TTGCCGGCTTGTCTTGTTTATTTGATGATGAAAGGTCATTTCGGTCCATTTCAAACCTTCCTGGAACGTTTTGACCAGGCGCTCAAAGAGGCCAAACCTTTAAAGCTTCAGAATTGTGCCATCAGGCCGGAATTCTTATCTCTCCTGAGTCTTGAGAGGCTTATAGAATTTCACAATCTGTTAGAAGAATCACCGTTGGCTTCCTATTTGGATCGAAAAATTATCCAGAAGCTCCAGGCCGAGATTGTTTATCGAGGATTGGTTAAAATTCCAAGAGATTTCAACGTTTTTAAGTCGTTTGTTCAAAAACAATATCCCAAAGATGCCCTTACCTTATCCCTGGATAGACTCAGCCAGATCGTCCAGACCCCTACAGACTGGATGCAGCAGGAAATTGCCTTTTTGTCAGAGCTTCGGCAACTTAGAGAACTGGGGAGCCGGTTCGAAGAAGTTCTTACCAAAATCCTCTCGACCTTCTGGCCCGAAACAATCCAAAATAAGGCTGTTACTCATATCCTGTTTGTGAGAAGTAAGCAACTCCACAATCTGGTGGTAGAGAACTATGTACGCCCTGCCATCGTTCGTCGGATTGCCACAATTGGGAATCCTGCCGGGGAAAAGATCTTTGCCACTTTAAGCAACCTGGGAGAGGAATTCGAGGAAACCGTCCAGGGGATTCAATTCAACTTGATGTCTCAAAACCTACTGGAAACCCGTCTTGAGTATGAATTTGATGATTCTCTGATTTCTTGGACCGACTTCTATGGGGAAGGGCGATCTGCCGGACTTGCCTTTGCGTATCTGGCTTTAGCCTATCAGGAACCTCTTTATCGAAACCTCGGCCCCTATCTGGCCTGTTTTGGCTCTTACAAAGACGGTATCATCGGGCGGGTGGAACAGATTCGGGAGAAAGTCCTTGCGGCAAAAGAAAGTGGAATTCGGGTATTGGTAATACCGGAAGATAATATCCCGGAGATCCAGAATGATAGGGAAGGGTGTAGGGTTATAAAATATCGTTCCGGTCCTGTTGGAGAAGCGCTTAATTTTGTCGCCCAGGAGCTCACCCGGTTAGTGGACGGCCTTCCGGAAGAACTGAAGCCCGTAAAGGGGCGGCATCCCTTCTACCAGGTTGGATTAAAAGCGGGTCCGGGTATCGTTTCGTGGGAACTGGTACAGGAACGTAGCCGGGGCTTTGTAGGCCGCAAGGAAGAAGAGGAGGAACTACTCCGATTCCTTATTCAACAGCCCAGGGGTTACTTATTTGTAGAAGGGGATCCCGGTATCGGTAAGAGCGCTTTGCTTTCCCAACTTATTCAGGATCTACTCGGAGAAGGGGATAGGGAAGGTCGCCCACCGGATTTGTTAGAACTTGTGACCGGGCTTGGAAAACAGGGTCTTACGCTGGCTTTCCACCTCTGCTATGCAGGGAATAGAATCAGCATAGACGTACCGAGGATTCTTTCCTCTCTGATGCAACAGTTGGCCGTGCAGGGTGGTCAGCACACTTTTATACCACCGGAACGCTCTTCCCATGCACTTTTAAATCTTGCACGTGCTGTGGTAGCCCAACGCAAGGGGAAGGTTTTGATCCTCATAGACGGGATCGATGAGGCCCTTTCCGTTCATCCTTCTCATCGGCATACGGCTATTCTTGAGACTTTCCTTCCAGGACATCTTCCGGATGGGGTATTTATACTCATCTCGGCCCGGCGGGGTGTATTACCGACTATTCCCAATCCCTTTATTCCATCCTTCCGGTTGGAATTGCGGGGTCTTCCCTCTGAATCTATCCATCAACTACTCTTTGAGACCCTAAACAGGGTAGGCAGACCGATCAATCTTTCTTCCTTTTCAGAGAAGGATATAGAAGCCGTAAGGCGGGTCTCAGCCGGTAATCCCCTCTATATAAGAATGTTGGCTGAAGACCTGATACAGGGACGACTGAGGATGGACGGGGCCCATCAACTCCCGCTGGGTGTCGAAGGGTACTTCGAGGATATCTTCCGAAGGCTTTGTGTGAACTCTCGCTGGGCAACCTTGCGAGATTGCCTTCTCTTGTTGGCAGTTTCACGGGATTACCTCTCGGTGGATCAGGTACGCGCTATCCTGGACCTGTCCTGGATAGAAGCTCAAGAAGCCATAGAAGGAGAACTTCAATCGATCTTGATTAAAAATACGACTACCTCCGAGGTTTTGAGCTATCAGCTCTTCCATGAGAAGTTTCGAGAGTTTCTTGTGAACCTCTTCTTGGGAAAGCTACCGGAAGTTGTTTCGCGACTCAATCGTCACCTGGTTCGGCAGGCTCTAAGAATCCCTGCCATGGAGGCAGTCCTAGAACCGGCCCATCTAACCCGGGTACGCCAGCAGTTACTTACCTACTGCCGGCGCTGGCGTGAGACGGGAGATGCTTATCCTCTCCTGTATCTGCCCGGTCACCTTTACGAGACGGACGCCGGTGAGGAGTTGGAAGCCTTGCTCCGGAAGACTGATTTTCTCGAGGTGAAGCTGCGACGCCTGGCAGATCCCTTCCTGGCAGCGGAGGATATCCGGTATCTCACCCTGGTACTTCTAAAAGGAGGTCGGGACCAGGATGTGGTGGAACTAGCCCTCACAGAAAAGGGTTTTCAGCGAGATGGTATTGTCTTGGCCCTGCGAGGAGCCGGACCGAACTATACCCTGCAGATCCATGGAATCGTAAATGCGTTAATAACCGTCCAACCCTCCGATTTGTCCCCTTTTCAGAGGATGCAATTCCGATGGTCGCGATACTTCCTGTCCCATCCCCAGGTCCCGGCCAGCATCCTTAATGCGAGACGTGCGGCCATCAAGGTAGCTTACTCCTTGGGGATGGATGAAGTGTTGGTCCAGGCAGCACAGGAGGATTCCCAGGTTGTACGGGTAATGCTCATCCCCTACCTGTACCACTTTTGGAAAGAGCGTAGAGACCGGGGTTGGCATTTGATACAACACCTGTGTAGCAGACCCAGATTATCACAACCCTGGAACCTGTGGCGATTACTCGAAACCCCTATAGGAGTATCCATTGTCATCCTCAGCTACCATTTCGATGAGCCGGAGGTTGTAGAGCAGTTGAAAGAGTGCTGGCAGGCTAATTCCCGACGTTTATTCCATATACCTCCGGATATGGGTCGGTTACACAAACTCTGGCTTCAGACATTCTGGGGTGGACTGATCTTCATACTTACCCAGATTCTGATGAGGTTCCTGGCAACTCAGCCCGAGTTTCAACCCATCAATCTGGTAGAGCTCAAAGATGCTTTTCTCCGTCCGAACCCGGAATACCAGAAGCTGGTGAGGGTACTGGAATGCCTGGAAGATCCAGACTCAGGTTTCACCCAGGCTTTAGAAGTACTATTAAGCCGCAATACTTCCTTTGACGTATATTTAATGATAGCCCTGGAATGGACCTTCATCTACCATGGTTCACGGGATCCAGGAGGCGTCCTGGCTGCACTGGATCGTATCCACCGGGAAGGCTGCTCATGGTTCAGGCAATCGGCCCTGTTTGTAGCTTTCCATACCTTGGACAAGGCCCGGCGTGTTGAAGACGAGTGGCTGGAGACCTATGCCCGTATGACCCGGGAGACGATTCGATCCACCCAGGCAACCTTTCAAACGGCAAAAAGAACCTACTCTTTGCTCCCCCATATGGCCTGGGCGGAGGTCGTCTTCGATAAACATCGTCCTGCCGGACGCGCCCGCTTTATTCCAGAATTTTTAAGGGATGCCATTGCTTCCGGCCATATCGCCTACGCCCGGCGTACCATCCTGGCGGGGGTCGTCCTCTCCCTCATCTACCGTCGCCATCAACTGGCCTTGGATGCCCTGCGCAGTGCCCTGGAGGTCCAGGATGATCGGCTTCAAGATCTCCTTATAAATGCCCTGGCAAACATTCGATTTTATGAACAAGAAACTGTAGACCGCTTCCTGGAACACCAGGATGCCAGAGAACTGGCCAGGCGGGTCGCCTCCATCACTCCTACCATTTTGTTCGGTCATATCCAAAACTGCTTCGATGAATTCTTCTATCATGGAATAATCCACTCGGATGATTTTCGAACTGAAGTCGTCGGAGCCCTTCGATATAGACTCCAGGCTCAAAGCCCAACCCAATGGCTCCGACATGTCGTCAAACGATACGTGAATGCCTTTTTGGGTGAGAAACTTTTCCCGATGTAA
- a CDS encoding methyltransferase domain-containing protein has translation MIQSTNGHTDGHRETISRVIQRIAVDACRSRLLSGITHSAGRNRAQKILKILRGWLPETGKILDIGTGMGYVAEAIQEAGYRVMACDIADLCLVDLPRVLANGTQLPFPDSLFDASLLITVLHHLPAHLHLPVLLEGVRVLRPKGRLLILEDTYQGSFERFITYLQDSLMNLEFIGHPHSNRDLKGWRNLINRLGLRLIHHSEFVAWFGPFRMRHAILVIESAGV, from the coding sequence ATGATCCAATCTACCAATGGTCATACCGATGGTCATAGAGAAACAATATCCAGGGTTATTCAAAGGATAGCCGTAGACGCCTGCAGAAGTCGGCTCCTATCCGGGATAACTCACTCAGCAGGTCGAAACCGGGCTCAGAAAATTCTCAAGATCCTCCGGGGATGGCTTCCCGAAACCGGAAAGATTCTGGATATCGGTACCGGTATGGGATATGTAGCCGAAGCCATCCAGGAGGCTGGTTACCGGGTAATGGCCTGTGACATTGCCGACCTCTGCCTCGTGGATCTCCCTCGAGTCCTTGCAAATGGTACCCAACTCCCTTTCCCTGATTCCCTCTTCGATGCTTCGCTCCTGATCACAGTCTTACACCATCTACCCGCTCACCTTCACCTACCTGTACTCCTGGAAGGGGTCCGGGTGTTGCGGCCCAAGGGACGTCTCCTGATCCTGGAAGATACTTACCAGGGTTCTTTCGAACGGTTCATAACCTATCTGCAGGACAGTCTGATGAACCTGGAATTTATCGGGCATCCCCACTCGAACCGGGACCTGAAAGGATGGAGGAATTTGATAAACCGGCTTGGGTTACGTTTGATCCATCATAGCGAATTTGTTGCGTGGTTTGGCCCTTTTCGGATGCGGCATGCAATCCTGGTGATCGAATCGGCGGGAGTCTGA
- a CDS encoding PDZ domain-containing protein: MKRFFSKINTSGTYRGMSLFFPDLKSPHQAIGYLGIPRILKGMFWLFLFWNIGHAEAGWLGIELQERLIDPARGLSVVMVKAVIPESPAAIAGIQPGDLLLTIQGKPAVRVQELIHEIQTLPPGTQLPIELLRSGQKLTLTLTLGSLPTHLSPIPSQPDTSSSSSSQQKNRSETSQVPEFSTSLSKNQEDRKVSLELETYNAGFFSLDKPKGWTVITAGACSTLAFLIRDPSESLRQIFYFSLAGPVYMNIQQKQQDYQYMRMGGIPIPWIEMPVVDPLTPGNFLTQFHLMVQTQAARQFMPKAPDLENLQIISTTPQPSFLGGQTELIRALFVQDNKLGEGLFLLTVTPAPIGSIAFGSMFVGITAPKQEFRFLEETLIKSVQSFTISQSYINNCIRQQDQDTKALLKAGKTLGEASDLIMKSWEDRNKVEDILSEKRSDAILGKERLYDPATKEVYEFKNGFYDQYQLNQNKYEMNNLQPLPQNDYELWMKTPLDGYRHLK, encoded by the coding sequence ATGAAACGATTTTTCTCAAAGATCAACACGTCGGGTACGTATAGAGGGATGTCTTTGTTTTTTCCAGATCTGAAATCCCCCCACCAGGCTATAGGGTACCTGGGAATCCCACGGATTCTTAAAGGAATGTTCTGGTTGTTTTTGTTTTGGAATATAGGTCACGCAGAGGCAGGATGGCTGGGAATCGAACTCCAAGAAAGACTTATAGACCCTGCCAGAGGTTTATCGGTGGTCATGGTAAAGGCCGTAATACCTGAGAGTCCGGCGGCTATAGCCGGGATTCAACCGGGTGATCTTCTTCTTACCATCCAGGGGAAACCTGCCGTCCGGGTTCAAGAGCTTATCCATGAGATTCAAACTCTTCCACCGGGAACCCAACTTCCCATTGAATTGCTTCGATCCGGTCAAAAGTTGACCCTAACCCTGACTCTTGGGAGTTTACCAACCCATCTTTCACCGATCCCTTCTCAACCTGACACTTCGTCTTCGAGTTCTTCCCAGCAGAAAAACAGGTCGGAAACTTCCCAGGTTCCCGAATTTTCAACTTCCTTATCCAAAAACCAAGAAGACCGAAAAGTTAGCCTGGAGCTGGAGACATATAACGCAGGATTTTTCTCCTTAGACAAGCCTAAAGGGTGGACGGTTATTACAGCCGGAGCCTGTTCCACCCTGGCCTTTTTAATCCGAGATCCTTCGGAATCTCTTCGACAGATTTTCTATTTCAGCCTGGCCGGACCGGTTTATATGAATATTCAACAAAAGCAACAAGATTATCAGTACATGCGTATGGGCGGCATTCCCATTCCCTGGATTGAGATGCCTGTGGTAGATCCTCTGACGCCAGGCAATTTTCTGACCCAGTTTCATCTCATGGTCCAGACTCAGGCAGCCCGACAATTTATGCCGAAAGCACCCGACCTGGAAAACCTCCAGATTATCTCGACCACTCCTCAACCCAGTTTCTTAGGGGGTCAAACAGAATTAATTCGGGCTCTGTTTGTCCAGGATAATAAACTGGGTGAGGGTTTATTTCTACTTACAGTAACTCCTGCCCCCATAGGAAGCATTGCCTTCGGGTCGATGTTTGTAGGAATCACCGCTCCTAAACAAGAGTTTCGATTTCTTGAAGAAACCCTTATTAAATCTGTTCAAAGCTTTACGATAAGTCAATCTTATATAAATAACTGCATCAGACAACAAGATCAGGATACTAAAGCCCTTCTCAAGGCTGGAAAGACCCTCGGCGAGGCATCAGACTTAATTATGAAAAGCTGGGAAGACCGCAATAAGGTGGAAGATATCCTCTCTGAAAAGAGAAGTGATGCAATTTTGGGAAAAGAGCGACTTTATGATCCTGCTACCAAAGAGGTCTATGAATTTAAAAATGGTTTCTACGATCAATATCAACTAAATCAGAATAAATATGAAATGAATAACTTACAACCTTTACCTCAGAACGACTATGAGCTTTGGATGAAAACCCCTCTGGATGGGTATAGACATCTTAAATAG
- a CDS encoding histidine kinase dimerization/phospho-acceptor domain-containing protein, with product MHLKIPPLSELQWALEVIDRQMHQMTRLIEDLLDLAQITSNKLELHKSRVELGGGDK from the coding sequence TTGCATCTCAAAATTCCCCCTTTATCGGAGTTACAGTGGGCATTGGAAGTGATCGACCGTCAGATGCATCAGATGACGCGGCTCATTGAGGACCTGTTGGACCTTGCTCAAATTACCAGCAACAAGCTGGAACTCCATAAGAGCCGGGTCGAATTGGGGGGAGGTGATAAATGA
- a CDS encoding CarD family transcriptional regulator: MLKFKKGDQVVYPLIGQGKVVEVSYKEFYGEKKLFYTLRLEARGVKSIVYLSVESSEKLGLRKAMTREDIPEVMAILQRQTSTEEVILDNKRSSERRTKQIETLRVRGFQGLALVVSDLYSFFQTNSRKPGMENDLYKSSSQELGKELAVALEVDFKEAEKMIREALSQKDQSLQFPQIDLSKDRR; the protein is encoded by the coding sequence ATGCTAAAATTTAAGAAAGGAGATCAGGTAGTTTACCCTCTTATCGGGCAAGGAAAAGTTGTAGAGGTCTCCTACAAAGAGTTCTACGGAGAGAAAAAGTTATTTTACACACTGAGATTAGAAGCCAGAGGGGTTAAAAGTATCGTTTATCTTTCTGTAGAATCCAGTGAAAAATTAGGACTTCGAAAGGCTATGACCCGGGAAGATATTCCGGAGGTGATGGCTATATTACAGAGACAGACTTCAACAGAGGAGGTTATTCTGGATAACAAAAGATCATCGGAAAGGCGTACAAAACAAATTGAGACCTTGAGAGTAAGAGGATTTCAAGGGCTAGCTCTGGTGGTATCTGATCTTTATAGCTTCTTTCAAACTAATTCACGAAAACCAGGCATGGAGAATGACCTCTATAAATCTTCTTCTCAAGAATTAGGAAAAGAGCTTGCCGTTGCTTTAGAAGTGGATTTCAAGGAAGCAGAAAAGATGATTCGTGAAGCTCTATCGCAAAAAGATCAGTCTTTGCAGTTTCCCCAGATCGATCTCTCCAAAGACAGGAGATAA
- a CDS encoding RNA-binding protein, protein MSTNLYVGNLSYQTTVSDLEALFGEAGTVTSVNIITDQYTGQSRGFGFVEMSSEEEAQNAISLLNGKTFRDRNLVVNEARPKRNDRNGGDKNRGGYRGKNNPRERRW, encoded by the coding sequence ATGTCAACGAATTTATATGTCGGGAATCTTTCTTATCAAACCACCGTTAGTGATTTGGAGGCCCTTTTTGGAGAAGCAGGTACTGTTACCTCCGTTAATATCATTACCGATCAATACACAGGACAATCCAGGGGGTTTGGTTTTGTGGAAATGTCTTCTGAGGAAGAAGCTCAGAACGCTATCAGTCTGTTAAATGGAAAAACGTTCAGAGATAGAAACCTGGTAGTCAATGAAGCAAGACCGAAACGGAATGATAGAAATGGTGGAGATAAGAATCGAGGTGGTTATCGAGGCAAGAATAACCCAAGGGAGAGACGCTGGTAA